The nucleotide window GAAGACACAGAAAATAATAAGTTTATTTCATTTAAATATTGGGAAATAATACTTAACCTTCCATAAGATTTACTTCCAGGTTTTGCTATTAATCTTTCAGCAAATTCTTTTTGAAACATAAAGTGACAATCTTTTATATATTGACCATAGTTATAAGCCCAAAAAAGAATAGGAGAAGATATATTATATGGAAGGTTTCCCACCATTCTAATTAATGAATTATTCTTATTTAATAGAATTTTTTTTAGATCAAATTTAAGGATATCTTCATTAAAGACCCTAAAATCTTTATTAATTTTCTTTAAATGATCCAAAGAATTTATTAGGTCATTATCAATTTCAACGGCGTCTAAAAAGCCAGCAAGATTTATGATCTCAGATGTTAATGCTCCTCGACCTGGTCCAATTTCTAGAAAATGTTCTTTAGGGCTTGGATTTATATTCTTAATAATTTTATTAATAATATTCTTATCTACTAAGAAATTTTGGCCTAAATGTTTTTTTATTCTCACAAATATTAATTTAAGCTCATTGAGTAGGCTAGATTTGAAGCATTCAAAATGCTATTTTCATTAGCTTTTCCTGAACCAGCAAGATCATAAGCTGTCCCATGATCTACAGAAGTCCTGATGAATGGAAGTCCAAGAGTAATATTAATTATGTTTCCAAATCCACTAGATTTAATTACAGGCAGTCCTTGATCGTGGTACATAGCAAGTATGGCATCTACTCCTTTCATGTTATCTTTTACGAACGCTGTATCTGCAGAATCTGGACCTATGATCTTATACTTTAAACCTCTTAATTTTTTAATTAATGGAATGAGTATATCTTTCTCCTCTTGTCCTAAGAATCCTCCATCTCCTGCATGAGGGTTCAGACCTAGGACTTTAATAACAGGATTATTTATCATCCATTTGGTTTGAAGGTCTTTTCTTATAATATTAATACATTGCTCTATATTTTCTTCAGTTATCATTTTAGAGACTTTATTTAAAGGCACATGAGTAGTAGCAAGAGCAACCTTTAAAGAGTCATTTACTAACATCATTACTACTTTTGGAGTATTTGATAAATTAGCTAGAAATTCTGTATGACCGAGAAAATCTATTCCACCTTGATTAATTATTTGCTTATTAATAGGTCCAGTTACTAAAGCATCAAATTCTCCATTTAGTGTTCGGGTAGCAGATTCTTTTAGAATGGAAATAATGTAATGCGCATTTTTAGGATTAGATTCCCCAGTTATGATTTCTTCTGTCATATTTACTGGATGGATAATCAAACAATCATCCTCTATATTTTCTTCATTACCAGAATATAATTTTATTTTGAGATTCTTTTTTAAATCTTTTGCTCTTTTTTCAAAAACATAGGGATCTCCAAAAATAACAGGTAAATAATCTAATTGTCTTTGCGATGAAAATGCTTGGATACATATATCAGGTCCAATACCTGTGGGATCTCCTGGCGAGATTGCAAGCTTAACCTTCATAGGCTAATTTTTATATCAACATATGCTTCAGATCTTAACTCTATTAAGGTTCTTTGAAGCTCTTCTTCATATTTTCTTCCATAAATTAATTGAAAAGCTCTATTTTTTCTTACCTCTTCACTAACGTCCTCATTTCTCCTGTCTAGGACTTCTAGAATATGCCACCCAAAGGATGACTCAAACGGTTCACTGGTTTCTCCTATGTTTGTTGAGTCTAAGATCTTTGCAAATACTGGATCATATACTCCAGATACATTCCATCCTAAATTTCCTCCATCCATCTTACTTCCTGGATCTTCAGAAAACTCTTTAGCTAACTTAGAAAAGTCACCTTCATTTTTTAGCTGATCAGAAATAGTAGAGATTAATTGTTCAGTTTGTTTTTTTGTTCTTATTTCTGAAGGTTTAACTAGAATATGACGAGCTAATGTTTGATCTTCAAATTTTATTGAGTCGCCTCTTTTTTCAACTAGTCTCAGAATATGAAGGCCGGCTCCGCTCCTTAAAGGTGTAGATAAAGAATTCAGAGATAAGTTTTTTACTATAGGCTCGAAAAGTGTAGGAAGTTCTACTAATTTTTTCCAGCCCATTTCTCCTCCTTCAAGGGCGCTCTGATCTGCTGAATAAATTGCTGCTAATTTTTCAAATTCTTCTCCATCACTATATCTAGTTGATATCTCTGTAACTTTCTTTTCAGCTGTCTCTTTTTCTTTATTTGAAGCATTCTTTTTGAGAGGAATGAGGATCTGTTGTATTCTATATTCTTCAGATAGACGAACCTGACCTTCTTCTGAATTCAGAAAGTTTTCAATTTCTTGCTCACTAATATCAACTCTGGCACCTACCTTGCCCCTTTGAACTCTTTGAATAATCATTTCTTTTTTTATAGTTTCTCTTAAATCTCTATATGATATATTTTTACCTTCTAATGATTTTCTAAATTCATCAATAGAGAGAGAGTTTTGAGATGCAATTGCATTTAATGATTCGTTAAGTTCCGCATCACTTATTCTCACCCCAGCTTTATCTCCTATTTGAAGTTGTATTTCTTCAATAATCATTCTTTCTAAAATTTGCTCTGTTAAGATTTTTTCAGGAGGTAAGGGGGTCGAGGTTTCTCTTAGACGACCTATAATTTCTTTTGTTCTCTTATTTA belongs to SAR86 cluster bacterium and includes:
- the rsmA gene encoding 16S rRNA (adenine(1518)-N(6)/adenine(1519)-N(6))-dimethyltransferase RsmA, translated to MRIKKHLGQNFLVDKNIINKIIKNINPSPKEHFLEIGPGRGALTSEIINLAGFLDAVEIDNDLINSLDHLKKINKDFRVFNEDILKFDLKKILLNKNNSLIRMVGNLPYNISSPILFWAYNYGQYIKDCHFMFQKEFAERLIAKPGSKSYGRLSIISQYLNEINLLFSVSSECFRPIPDVDSSIIQIKPIRNVSFNSETCKTLQKLTNILFSKRRKMIGKSLQSFLPLRKLDLLEIKPSQRPEELSVEKFVKLSEMINSL
- the pdxA gene encoding 4-hydroxythreonine-4-phosphate dehydrogenase PdxA, with product MKVKLAISPGDPTGIGPDICIQAFSSQRQLDYLPVIFGDPYVFEKRAKDLKKNLKIKLYSGNEENIEDDCLIIHPVNMTEEIITGESNPKNAHYIISILKESATRTLNGEFDALVTGPINKQIINQGGIDFLGHTEFLANLSNTPKVVMMLVNDSLKVALATTHVPLNKVSKMITEENIEQCINIIRKDLQTKWMINNPVIKVLGLNPHAGDGGFLGQEEKDILIPLIKKLRGLKYKIIGPDSADTAFVKDNMKGVDAILAMYHDQGLPVIKSSGFGNIINITLGLPFIRTSVDHGTAYDLAGSGKANENSILNASNLAYSMSLN
- a CDS encoding peptidylprolyl isomerase, producing the protein MNNEIIKSNFQVKLLGFFIFSSLLLISPQKISAKIELLDRIAVIVDSGIIMESELNKRTKEIIGRLRETSTPLPPEKILTEQILERMIIEEIQLQIGDKAGVRISDAELNESLNAIASQNSLSIDEFRKSLEGKNISYRDLRETIKKEMIIQRVQRGKVGARVDISEQEIENFLNSEEGQVRLSEEYRIQQILIPLKKNASNKEKETAEKKVTEISTRYSDGEEFEKLAAIYSADQSALEGGEMGWKKLVELPTLFEPIVKNLSLNSLSTPLRSGAGLHILRLVEKRGDSIKFEDQTLARHILVKPSEIRTKKQTEQLISTISDQLKNEGDFSKLAKEFSEDPGSKMDGGNLGWNVSGVYDPVFAKILDSTNIGETSEPFESSFGWHILEVLDRRNEDVSEEVRKNRAFQLIYGRKYEEELQRTLIELRSEAYVDIKISL